One stretch of Bremerella cremea DNA includes these proteins:
- a CDS encoding bestrophin family protein, with product MVREDFWVEVFKLRGSVTPIVAGRLLGFTLFGAAVYLLFDIFQVHNGLATAHYEYIGVVLALLLVLRTNAGYDRWYEARKIWGGIVNQSRNLAQIGMLYGPKDRKWRENYARWVATFSPACCHSLRGEHSFDEIAKLSETIGTEEPQRLSKTTHMPMYVVRRIANMLKEAVVSGEMDRFFFLQAEAERARLIDHIGGCERILRTPLAQAFSIKIRRFLFLYLLFLPIAIVDAAGMLTPLVVFLVAYPLLALDQIGVELENPFSEQRLNHLPLDQISETIRSNVMASIDELPAMIPYSASPPHVTQPAAKPIAPHASPEPVPIAFQNIY from the coding sequence ATGGTTCGAGAAGACTTTTGGGTCGAAGTATTTAAGCTACGAGGATCCGTAACCCCAATCGTTGCTGGTCGACTTCTAGGGTTTACGCTATTCGGTGCCGCCGTTTATCTGCTGTTCGACATCTTCCAAGTCCACAATGGCCTAGCAACTGCCCATTACGAATACATTGGCGTTGTCTTGGCGTTGTTATTGGTCTTACGAACCAATGCAGGCTACGATCGGTGGTATGAAGCACGAAAAATTTGGGGAGGTATCGTCAACCAATCGCGCAACTTAGCTCAGATCGGGATGCTCTATGGGCCCAAAGATCGGAAGTGGCGAGAGAACTATGCCCGTTGGGTAGCCACGTTCTCGCCAGCGTGCTGCCATAGTCTTCGTGGTGAACACTCGTTTGACGAAATAGCCAAACTCAGCGAGACCATCGGTACCGAAGAACCTCAGCGGCTAAGCAAGACCACTCACATGCCGATGTATGTCGTCCGGCGCATTGCCAACATGCTGAAGGAAGCAGTTGTTTCTGGCGAAATGGACCGTTTCTTCTTTCTGCAGGCAGAGGCCGAACGAGCCAGGCTAATCGATCATATCGGCGGCTGCGAGCGGATCTTACGAACGCCACTCGCTCAGGCGTTCTCCATCAAGATTCGCCGCTTCCTGTTTCTCTATTTGCTATTCCTGCCCATCGCAATTGTCGACGCGGCCGGAATGCTGACTCCGCTCGTTGTCTTTCTTGTTGCCTATCCCCTTTTGGCCTTAGATCAAATCGGCGTAGAACTGGAAAATCCATTCTCGGAACAACGTTTGAATCATCTTCCGCTGGATCAAATTTCGGAAACCATTCGGAGCAATGTCATGGCTTCGATAGACGAGTTGCCAGCCATGATCCCCTATTCCGCCTCACCACCTCACGTCACGCAACCTGCAGCCAAGCCGATTGCTCCTCACGCATCACCAGAGCCAGTACCGATAGCTTTTCAAAATATCTATTAA
- the groL gene encoding chaperonin GroEL (60 kDa chaperone family; promotes refolding of misfolded polypeptides especially under stressful conditions; forms two stacked rings of heptamers to form a barrel-shaped 14mer; ends can be capped by GroES; misfolded proteins enter the barrel where they are refolded when GroES binds) encodes MAKIIAFDQEAREAIRRGVSKLAKAVKTTLGPKGRNVIIQKSFGSPTVTKDGVTVAKEIELEDVYENMGAQMVREVASRTSDVAGDGTTTATLMAEAIFNEGLKAVVSGVNPIQMKAGIEKAVAAITAELNGMAIPIKKKEEMANVGAIASNNDREIGELLADAMEKVGKDGVITVDEGKSLATEVEWVEGMQFDRGYLSPYFVTDPSTMTCELEDCYVLVFEKKISNIKDLVPVLEAVVQQSKPLLIIAEDVDGEALATLVINRLRGTFKCVAVKAPGYGDRRKAMMEDIAILTGGTAIFESLGIKLENLGLAELGRAKKVIIDKDNTTIIEGAGDTQNIKDRIAQIRREIENSTSDYDKEKLEERLAKLAGGVAKVNVGAATESEMKEKKARVEDALHATRAAAAEGILPGGGVALLRASSKVKPDGLSHDEEIGFNIVIRACRAPITTIATNAGKDGSIICEKILESKGNQGYNALTDTYEDLVKSGVIDPAKVTKTALANSASVATLLLTSDALIAEKPKGDKKGGHSHDDMY; translated from the coding sequence ATGGCAAAGATCATCGCTTTTGATCAAGAAGCTCGCGAAGCGATTCGCCGCGGCGTATCGAAGCTGGCGAAGGCCGTCAAAACGACGCTGGGCCCCAAGGGACGCAACGTCATCATCCAAAAGAGCTTCGGTAGCCCGACCGTCACCAAAGACGGCGTGACCGTGGCCAAGGAAATCGAACTGGAAGACGTCTATGAAAACATGGGCGCTCAAATGGTTCGCGAAGTTGCCAGCAGGACCTCGGACGTTGCCGGCGACGGTACCACGACCGCCACGCTGATGGCCGAAGCGATCTTCAACGAAGGTTTGAAGGCCGTAGTTTCCGGCGTGAACCCGATTCAGATGAAAGCCGGTATCGAAAAGGCTGTTGCCGCGATCACCGCCGAACTGAACGGCATGGCGATTCCGATCAAGAAGAAGGAAGAAATGGCCAACGTGGGTGCCATCGCTTCGAACAATGATCGTGAAATCGGCGAACTCCTGGCCGACGCCATGGAAAAGGTCGGCAAAGACGGCGTGATTACCGTCGACGAAGGCAAGTCGCTCGCCACGGAAGTGGAATGGGTCGAAGGGATGCAGTTCGATCGCGGCTACCTGTCGCCATACTTCGTCACCGATCCTTCGACGATGACCTGCGAACTAGAAGATTGCTATGTTCTGGTCTTCGAGAAGAAGATCAGCAACATCAAGGACCTGGTTCCGGTTCTGGAAGCAGTCGTTCAGCAAAGCAAGCCGCTGTTGATCATCGCCGAAGACGTCGATGGCGAAGCTTTGGCAACGCTGGTTATCAACCGCCTGCGTGGTACCTTCAAGTGTGTTGCCGTTAAGGCTCCTGGCTACGGCGATCGCCGTAAGGCCATGATGGAAGATATCGCCATCCTGACCGGTGGTACCGCCATCTTCGAAAGCTTGGGCATCAAGCTGGAAAACCTTGGCCTAGCCGAACTTGGTCGTGCCAAGAAGGTGATCATCGACAAAGACAACACGACGATCATCGAAGGTGCTGGCGATACCCAGAACATCAAGGATCGCATCGCTCAGATCCGCCGCGAGATCGAAAACTCGACCAGCGACTACGACAAGGAAAAGCTGGAAGAACGCCTAGCCAAGCTGGCTGGTGGTGTCGCTAAGGTGAACGTGGGTGCCGCGACCGAAAGCGAAATGAAGGAAAAGAAGGCTCGCGTCGAAGACGCCCTGCACGCCACGCGTGCCGCTGCTGCCGAAGGCATTCTGCCAGGTGGCGGTGTCGCTCTGCTGCGAGCCTCGTCCAAGGTCAAACCTGACGGTCTGTCCCACGACGAAGAAATCGGCTTCAACATTGTTATCCGTGCTTGCCGAGCCCCGATCACCACGATCGCGACCAACGCTGGTAAAGACGGTAGCATCATCTGCGAAAAGATCCTGGAAAGCAAAGGCAACCAGGGTTACAACGCGTTGACCGATACCTACGAAGACCTGGTCAAGTCGGGCGTCATCGACCCAGCCAAGGTCACCAAGACCGCCCTGGCCAACTCGGCTAGTGTCGCCACCTTGCTGCTGACCAGCGATGCCCTCATCGCCGAGAAGCCAAAGGGTGACAAGAAGGGTGGCCACAGCCACGACGACATGTACTAA
- a CDS encoding cation:proton antiporter, whose protein sequence is MDPLETLALDLIVILAAGFVSGAFCRYFHFSTIVGYLIVGAIIGEGGLRFLHTESHDLQMLAEMGALFLLFSIGTEISWEELKHVGPWILVAGFIQLIAVSIPAGVLFALIGIPWQGACLMGAAVALSSTVLVFRALHEQNVASSPAGLRSVGILLFQDMAIVPLMLAVPLLSASGEHSVYEFLRLGVVSLLFVTTIPVLAFLTHRFALPLFSLLRSRELLLLFALALLGGGCFVAHRLGLPAAFGAFGAGLILGGNRFTQQVDALTLPFRESFAAVFFISLGGLLNFALLIDDPLVVIIGFPLVLIVKTIGAGLALRLSGMSWKVAVLMGLGLSQIGELSFLLLSAGMASELITATNYNQMLVLAIGTMILTPGLIKFAIRKLGDHQALHTKKEEKPIEAREEIREAVIIGVGPVARQVASRIETSGADVRFIDLNSVNTYPLIQAGFRAVTGDATKRSTLREAEIAHANLALVAVPDDEASVQIVKNIRSMNRHCTILARCRYQRNRERLHLVGADYVTDEESQTALMLIGMIEKLEASHSF, encoded by the coding sequence GTGGACCCACTAGAGACCCTGGCACTCGATCTGATTGTGATTCTCGCCGCCGGATTCGTGTCTGGGGCGTTTTGCCGGTATTTCCACTTTTCCACAATTGTGGGGTACCTGATTGTTGGGGCGATCATTGGGGAAGGGGGGCTTCGGTTTCTGCATACCGAGAGCCACGATCTGCAGATGCTGGCCGAAATGGGGGCGTTGTTCCTGCTATTTTCGATTGGCACAGAAATCTCTTGGGAAGAACTTAAGCACGTTGGCCCCTGGATTTTGGTCGCAGGCTTCATCCAACTGATCGCGGTTAGTATTCCGGCTGGTGTTCTTTTTGCTTTGATCGGAATTCCATGGCAAGGTGCCTGCCTGATGGGGGCGGCCGTGGCATTAAGTTCGACGGTGCTGGTGTTTCGCGCCTTGCACGAACAGAACGTGGCATCGTCGCCAGCCGGTCTGCGGAGCGTGGGGATTCTGCTGTTTCAAGACATGGCGATTGTGCCGTTGATGCTGGCCGTGCCGCTGTTGTCTGCCTCAGGCGAACATTCGGTTTACGAGTTTCTTCGCCTCGGGGTGGTCTCGCTGCTGTTTGTTACCACGATTCCGGTGCTGGCTTTCCTCACTCACCGCTTCGCGCTTCCCTTGTTCTCGCTGCTGAGAAGCCGCGAATTGCTGCTCTTGTTCGCCTTGGCTCTGTTAGGGGGCGGGTGTTTTGTGGCCCATCGCTTGGGCTTGCCGGCGGCGTTTGGGGCGTTTGGGGCTGGTTTGATTTTGGGGGGAAATCGCTTTACTCAGCAAGTCGACGCGCTGACGCTTCCCTTTCGCGAGAGTTTTGCGGCGGTGTTCTTTATCTCTCTTGGAGGGCTGCTTAATTTTGCCCTGCTGATTGACGATCCGCTGGTGGTGATAATCGGCTTTCCGCTGGTTCTGATCGTAAAAACGATCGGAGCCGGACTAGCGCTACGGCTTTCCGGAATGAGTTGGAAGGTAGCCGTGCTAATGGGATTAGGGCTATCGCAAATCGGTGAATTGAGCTTTTTGCTGCTCTCGGCTGGAATGGCCTCGGAGTTGATTACTGCCACCAACTACAACCAGATGTTGGTATTGGCGATTGGTACGATGATTCTTACGCCGGGCTTGATTAAGTTTGCGATTCGCAAGCTGGGAGACCATCAAGCGTTGCATACCAAGAAGGAAGAAAAGCCAATCGAGGCACGGGAAGAAATTCGCGAGGCGGTCATCATCGGTGTCGGCCCGGTCGCGCGGCAAGTCGCTTCCCGAATTGAAACCTCAGGGGCCGATGTTCGCTTTATCGATCTGAATTCGGTCAATACCTATCCCTTGATCCAAGCCGGTTTTCGCGCTGTCACCGGCGATGCCACCAAGCGATCTACCTTGCGCGAAGCGGAAATCGCGCATGCCAATTTGGCCTTAGTGGCTGTGCCTGACGATGAAGCCTCGGTGCAGATCGTTAAGAACATCCGCAGTATGAACCGTCACTGCACGATCTTGGCTCGCTGTCGATACCAACGAAATCGTGAGCGTCTGCACTTGGTCGGGGCCGATTACGTAACCGACGAAGAATCGCAGACTGCTTTGATGTTGATCGGCATGATCGAGAAGCTGGAAGCCAGTCATTCTTTTTAA
- a CDS encoding co-chaperone GroES: MATATKKKASSTKQRLQPLGDRVVVRRDELEEKTAGGIFLPETAKNKPSRGVVVSVGQGRLLEDGSRSPLQVKEGDKVVFSMYAGSDTFTVGDEEVILLREDDILAVVEG, encoded by the coding sequence ATGGCAACGGCTACGAAAAAGAAGGCTTCGAGCACCAAACAACGTTTGCAGCCGCTGGGCGATCGCGTGGTGGTCCGTCGCGACGAATTGGAAGAAAAGACCGCTGGTGGGATCTTCCTGCCAGAAACCGCCAAGAACAAGCCGTCCCGCGGTGTGGTTGTTAGCGTTGGTCAAGGTCGTCTGCTGGAAGACGGCAGCCGCAGCCCTTTGCAGGTCAAAGAAGGCGATAAGGTCGTCTTTAGCATGTATGCCGGCAGCGACACGTTCACCGTTGGTGACGAAGAAGTCATCTTGCTACGCGAAGACGACATCCTGGCCGTCGTCGAAGGCTAA
- a CDS encoding rhamnulokinase: MSKKTYLAVDLGASSGRVLGGRFDGSTLQLEEVHRFENGPIALAGHLHWDLLRLWQNIKDGLTASGTKFGSEISSVGVDTWGVDFALLGRNDELLGNPYHYRDPRTNGMFERAFAKVSREEIFAESGLQFMEINTLYQLLAMKEANSSILEAAEHFLMMPDLFHWLLTGEKGNELTNATTTQLFNPVTKSWSQKLIDGLGLPEKIFGEIVDPGSVVGPLRDTVLEQIGLSGTKVVRPGTHDTASAVVAVPAHSSPGKMPNWCYISSGTWSLMGVETPHPIINSQCAEFNYTNEGGVYGTTRLLKNIAGLWLVQECRRIWKQRGHEYGYSDLVRMSQEATPLASFVNPDHADFVAPQDMPAEIRDFCQRTGQIVPNNDGAVIRCVLESLAMRYRVVHRKLQDLTETKIDTIHIVGGGTQNQLLCQMAADACNCQVIAGPVEATAIGNLMLQAVASGDIGSLAEGREVIRNSFPVVTYTPKTPTMWDDAFPRFEKTCAE; encoded by the coding sequence ATGTCCAAAAAGACTTACCTTGCTGTTGACCTGGGTGCTTCCAGTGGCCGTGTTCTCGGAGGCCGTTTCGATGGTTCTACGCTGCAATTAGAGGAAGTTCACCGCTTCGAAAACGGCCCGATTGCCTTGGCCGGTCACCTGCACTGGGATCTGCTCCGTTTATGGCAGAACATCAAAGATGGCCTTACCGCCTCCGGGACAAAGTTCGGTAGCGAAATCAGCAGTGTGGGGGTCGATACGTGGGGCGTCGATTTTGCCCTGTTAGGACGCAACGACGAACTACTCGGCAATCCCTACCACTATCGCGATCCTCGCACCAACGGCATGTTCGAGCGAGCTTTCGCCAAGGTCAGCCGCGAAGAGATTTTCGCCGAGTCTGGCCTGCAATTCATGGAGATCAACACGCTTTATCAGCTGTTGGCCATGAAAGAGGCGAACAGTTCGATCTTGGAAGCCGCCGAGCACTTCCTGATGATGCCCGACTTGTTCCATTGGCTGCTAACCGGTGAAAAAGGGAACGAACTGACCAACGCCACCACGACCCAGCTTTTCAACCCGGTGACCAAATCGTGGTCCCAGAAGCTGATCGATGGCCTTGGTTTGCCAGAAAAAATCTTTGGCGAAATCGTCGACCCCGGCTCGGTAGTTGGTCCGCTCCGAGACACGGTTCTCGAACAAATCGGCCTCAGTGGGACCAAGGTCGTTCGTCCTGGTACGCACGACACAGCCTCGGCAGTCGTAGCTGTCCCTGCCCATAGCTCGCCGGGCAAGATGCCCAACTGGTGCTATATCTCTAGCGGAACGTGGTCGTTGATGGGAGTCGAAACACCTCATCCGATCATCAACTCGCAATGCGCTGAGTTCAATTACACCAACGAAGGGGGCGTCTACGGCACAACGCGATTGCTGAAAAATATTGCCGGCCTCTGGCTTGTCCAGGAATGTCGTCGCATCTGGAAGCAGCGCGGGCACGAGTACGGTTACTCCGACCTCGTCCGTATGTCACAAGAAGCCACGCCGCTGGCCAGCTTCGTAAATCCTGACCATGCAGATTTCGTCGCCCCCCAAGATATGCCCGCCGAGATCCGCGACTTCTGCCAGCGAACCGGGCAAATCGTGCCCAACAACGACGGAGCGGTCATCCGCTGCGTGCTAGAAAGCCTGGCGATGCGATATCGGGTGGTCCATCGCAAATTGCAAGACCTAACCGAAACCAAGATCGACACCATCCATATCGTCGGCGGTGGTACCCAAAACCAACTGCTCTGCCAGATGGCTGCCGATGCGTGCAACTGCCAAGTGATTGCCGGCCCGGTCGAAGCGACCGCTATTGGAAACTTGATGCTCCAAGCCGTCGCTTCCGGAGACATCGGCAGCCTGGCCGAAGGACGAGAAGTCATTCGCAACAGCTTCCCGGTTGTTACTTACACGCCCAAGACACCCACGATGTGGGACGATGCGTTCCCGCGGTTCGAGAAAACCTGTGCGGAATAA
- a CDS encoding universal stress protein has translation MLKSILIHLSGCSGSEKAIELAASIAQDARARLHGQSALSPKESATENIVSAAHVLAASSKRAHLELRQSFSHDHLMEVGERFDIEVTSRGTAGETIESLVRESHYHDLLVSCFPAQGQTFSHDLTSWQHLELTSRARLPHYISRGITTQPQRVLLVYDRSDASAQAIRTFLSQNPLPNAHCRLLGIGAAANQKSLAFCSMRDYCQTQRDALETGCLSGSARRVLIPYAEKWEADVLVLGIPPSLGLWSRLTGATPLDILQKTKHDLYLVG, from the coding sequence ATGCTGAAAAGCATACTCATCCACTTGAGCGGGTGCAGCGGCAGCGAAAAAGCGATTGAGTTGGCTGCGAGTATCGCCCAAGATGCTCGCGCCCGACTGCATGGGCAATCGGCTTTGTCCCCTAAGGAGTCTGCTACTGAGAATATCGTTTCAGCCGCCCATGTGTTGGCTGCTTCAAGCAAACGAGCTCACTTAGAACTACGGCAGTCTTTCTCGCACGATCATTTAATGGAAGTCGGCGAGCGTTTTGACATTGAAGTGACTTCACGTGGAACCGCTGGGGAAACGATCGAAAGTTTAGTCCGTGAGTCGCATTACCACGATCTCCTTGTTTCTTGCTTTCCGGCTCAGGGCCAAACGTTTTCTCACGATCTGACTTCTTGGCAACATCTTGAGCTCACTTCGAGAGCACGCCTTCCCCATTACATTTCACGGGGAATAACCACTCAACCGCAAAGAGTCTTACTTGTTTACGACCGGTCTGACGCTTCCGCACAGGCCATTCGTACGTTCCTATCGCAAAACCCCTTGCCAAATGCGCACTGTCGCTTGCTGGGCATTGGCGCGGCCGCGAATCAGAAGTCGCTGGCGTTTTGCTCGATGCGTGACTACTGCCAAACGCAACGCGACGCTCTGGAAACGGGTTGCCTGTCAGGATCTGCTCGACGTGTCTTGATTCCCTATGCCGAGAAATGGGAAGCCGATGTGCTGGTTTTAGGCATACCGCCTAGCCTGGGACTCTGGAGCCGACTCACCGGCGCTACCCCTTTAGATATTCTGCAAAAAACAAAACACGACTTGTATCTCGTCGGGTAA
- a CDS encoding Gfo/Idh/MocA family protein, translating to MIKVGIVGVGFMSWIHYLAYQKIRGMQVAAFCSRDVKKQKGDWRGIQGNFGPPGEKIDVSKMNVYATIEELLADDSIDMVDICLPPAMHEEATIAALNAGKHVLVEKPIALSTKAAKAMQKAADKSGKLMLTAHVLPFFAEFNFALEAARSGKYGKLLGGHFKRLISNPTWLKDFYDLEKVGGPLLDLHIHDAHYIRLMFGMPTSVSSVGRMNGDCVEYCTTQFGFGEQDYVVTATSGVLHQATRSFTHGFEIHFENATLLMDFAVIDGAPVSSMPLTVLPRKGKSKQPKLKSTDPIDSFVAELKEVEKSILSGEPSSILAGDLAVDALVLCQKQADSVAKGKAVRV from the coding sequence ATGATCAAAGTTGGAATCGTCGGCGTCGGGTTTATGAGCTGGATTCATTACCTGGCCTATCAGAAGATTCGAGGGATGCAGGTTGCCGCGTTTTGCTCGCGTGACGTCAAGAAACAAAAAGGGGATTGGCGCGGCATCCAAGGGAATTTTGGCCCTCCGGGCGAGAAAATCGACGTCTCCAAGATGAACGTCTACGCGACCATCGAGGAACTGCTGGCCGACGATTCGATCGACATGGTCGATATCTGCTTGCCCCCGGCCATGCACGAAGAAGCAACGATTGCGGCACTGAACGCCGGTAAGCACGTGTTGGTCGAAAAACCGATCGCCCTCAGCACCAAAGCGGCCAAAGCGATGCAGAAGGCCGCCGACAAGAGTGGCAAGCTGATGCTAACCGCGCACGTGCTTCCTTTCTTCGCCGAGTTTAACTTTGCCTTGGAAGCGGCCCGGAGCGGTAAATATGGCAAGCTGCTCGGTGGTCACTTCAAACGTCTGATCAGCAACCCAACCTGGCTGAAGGATTTCTACGACCTAGAAAAGGTCGGTGGCCCCCTCCTAGATCTCCACATTCACGATGCCCATTACATTCGCTTGATGTTTGGTATGCCAACCAGCGTAAGCAGCGTTGGCCGCATGAATGGCGATTGCGTCGAATACTGCACCACCCAGTTTGGTTTTGGCGAGCAAGATTACGTCGTCACCGCCACCAGTGGTGTGCTGCATCAGGCCACGCGTTCGTTCACGCACGGCTTTGAAATCCACTTTGAGAACGCCACGCTGCTGATGGACTTCGCCGTGATCGACGGAGCGCCGGTCAGTTCGATGCCGCTCACCGTCTTACCACGCAAGGGGAAATCGAAGCAGCCAAAGCTGAAGAGCACCGATCCCATCGATTCGTTTGTGGCCGAGCTGAAAGAAGTCGAAAAGAGCATTCTTTCCGGCGAACCATCTAGCATCCTAGCCGGCGATCTGGCGGTCGATGCCCTGGTTCTCTGCCAGAAGCAGGCCGATTCGGTTGCCAAGGGAAAAGCGGTTCGGGTCTAA
- the nhaR gene encoding transcriptional activator NhaR, with the protein MIDRLQDLNFLHLFYFWVAVRQGSITAACDHLHLSQPTVSAQIKKLEKSLGHQLFDRSGRELQLTEVGSMVMEYADEIFSTGREMLGSLRGMEAEQTLRLNVGVPTYVPKLITYRLLEVVLRLPTPVQIDYHQANMEDLIEGLVQHRHDVIISDCPIPSSGKLSSFNHPLGDCAIAFLAIKPLAEQLRADFPASLKRAPLLLPSPKTAMRRSLDHWFDLNGISPTVIAQFDDSAMLKEFGSGGAGVFPAPVAVIDRVFSQYNVELIGTLKDVRSHFFAITAQRKLIHPAVVAISEEAPKILLDIRAGNSLSENPKSSSLD; encoded by the coding sequence ATGATTGATCGTTTACAGGATCTGAATTTCTTACATTTGTTCTACTTTTGGGTTGCTGTACGCCAAGGAAGTATCACGGCTGCTTGCGATCATCTGCATTTATCGCAGCCCACGGTTAGCGCTCAGATCAAGAAGCTCGAGAAATCGCTGGGGCACCAATTGTTCGATCGTAGTGGACGCGAGTTGCAACTGACCGAGGTTGGCTCGATGGTGATGGAGTATGCCGACGAAATATTTTCGACCGGTCGAGAGATGTTGGGCAGCCTTCGTGGAATGGAGGCAGAACAAACGCTGCGATTGAATGTCGGCGTGCCAACGTACGTGCCGAAGCTAATCACGTATCGGCTATTAGAAGTGGTGCTACGTTTACCGACGCCAGTTCAAATCGATTACCATCAAGCAAACATGGAAGATCTTATTGAGGGCTTAGTGCAACATCGGCACGATGTCATTATTTCGGATTGCCCGATTCCTTCATCCGGAAAGTTGAGCAGCTTTAACCATCCGCTTGGTGACTGCGCGATTGCCTTCCTCGCAATCAAGCCTCTGGCCGAGCAGCTTCGTGCTGACTTCCCGGCTTCTTTGAAACGAGCACCGCTGCTGCTGCCCTCGCCAAAAACGGCTATGCGTCGTAGCCTTGATCATTGGTTCGATCTGAATGGCATTAGCCCGACAGTTATCGCGCAGTTTGACGATAGTGCGATGCTTAAAGAATTTGGAAGTGGGGGGGCTGGCGTTTTTCCTGCGCCGGTCGCCGTGATCGATCGAGTTTTCAGTCAGTACAACGTGGAGCTAATCGGCACGTTGAAAGACGTGCGAAGTCATTTCTTCGCGATTACTGCCCAGCGAAAATTAATCCACCCGGCAGTCGTCGCGATTTCCGAAGAAGCCCCTAAAATCCTGCTCGATATTCGCGCCGGAAACAGCCTGTCAGAAAATCCAAAATCATCATCACTCGATTAG
- a CDS encoding glycoside hydrolase family 43 protein: MTRILFPILLLLVTLTTSAQAQDQQEHAGNPVFKGWYADPEGIVFGDTYWIYPTYSAPYDQQTFFDCFSSKDLVTWTKHPRILDTQAIKWARRAMWAPSIIEKEGKYYFFFGANDIQNNDQLGGIGVAVADQPAGPFHDHLGKPLIDKFHNGAQPIDQFVFKDQDGKFYLIYGGWRHCNIAQLNDDFTGFIPFEDGTTFQEITPEGYVEGPFMFIRDGKYYFMWSEGGWTGPNYSVAYAIADSPFGPFQRIGKVLQQDPKIATGAGHHSVIHIPGTDEYYAVYHRRPLGETDGNSRVTCIDRMEFDENGRIKPIKITHEGVAARPLPTTSND, translated from the coding sequence ATGACTCGCATTCTTTTTCCAATCTTGCTCTTGCTAGTGACCCTGACAACTTCTGCACAAGCTCAAGACCAGCAAGAGCATGCCGGCAACCCTGTCTTCAAAGGTTGGTATGCTGATCCAGAAGGTATCGTCTTTGGTGATACCTATTGGATCTATCCGACGTACTCGGCCCCCTATGATCAGCAAACATTTTTCGATTGCTTCTCGTCGAAAGATCTGGTGACGTGGACCAAGCACCCTCGAATTTTGGACACCCAGGCAATCAAGTGGGCTCGTCGCGCGATGTGGGCCCCTTCGATCATCGAGAAAGAAGGTAAGTACTATTTCTTCTTCGGGGCGAATGATATCCAGAATAACGACCAACTCGGCGGCATTGGGGTTGCCGTTGCCGACCAACCTGCCGGGCCATTCCACGATCATCTCGGCAAACCACTGATCGACAAATTCCATAACGGCGCTCAGCCAATCGATCAGTTTGTCTTCAAGGATCAGGACGGCAAGTTTTATCTGATTTATGGTGGCTGGCGACACTGCAACATTGCCCAACTCAACGACGACTTCACCGGTTTTATTCCATTTGAAGACGGGACTACATTCCAAGAAATCACCCCGGAAGGTTACGTCGAAGGCCCGTTCATGTTCATACGAGACGGGAAGTACTATTTCATGTGGTCCGAAGGAGGCTGGACTGGCCCAAACTACAGCGTCGCCTATGCGATTGCAGATTCGCCGTTCGGTCCCTTTCAGCGAATTGGCAAGGTCTTACAACAAGACCCGAAAATCGCAACCGGTGCTGGCCATCACTCGGTCATTCACATTCCAGGCACCGACGAGTATTACGCTGTCTATCATCGTCGCCCACTTGGCGAAACCGACGGCAACTCGCGGGTGACCTGCATCGACCGGATGGAATTCGACGAGAATGGTCGCATCAAGCCGATTAAGATCACGCATGAAGGAGTGGCCGCTCGACCGTTGCCAACGACCTCGAACGACTAG